A part of Aegilops tauschii subsp. strangulata cultivar AL8/78 chromosome 2, Aet v6.0, whole genome shotgun sequence genomic DNA contains:
- the LOC109748118 gene encoding uncharacterized protein, which produces MPTARLSSIFTSSFKAPSRERRAPLAALAAATERVRAGTLSRQDAHHLFDELLSQAATVPVRTLNNFLAALARAPPSAACGNGPALAVTLFNGMSRGAGARVVSPTCCTYSILMDCCCRAGRPDLVVAFFGRLLRLGLRLNVISLNNLLKGLCQAKRTNEAVDLLLHRTPELDCVPDVFSYSIVINGCLKEGEVDKACNLFHEMPQLGVQPDVVTYTSIIDALSKSGAMVKAEVVLRRMVGQGIGPNVMTYTSLIHGYSASGQWKAAVRVFKEMVSVGVLPNAVTLNSFMDSLCKHRRTKEARVIFDSMAAKGQKPDIVSYSIMLNGYVKEGCFDDMTGLFNSMLQNGVVPNHHIFNILINAYAKRGLMDEAMHMFEVMRQQGVDPDVFGYQIIMDSFCKMGRMDAALDKFNQMVNQGVSPNKAVYQCLVLGSCSHGDFVKAKELICEAINRGLCSNSVFFYPVINDLCKEGKVKEAQDMFDFILGIGQRPDVIMYNSLMDGYCLVGKVEEALRVLDAMKSAGLQPDAITYAILLNGYCKIGRIADGLSLFREMSLSGVKPTTIMYSIILDGLFRSGRTVSAKEKFNTMVESGLPVDVRTYNIVLHGLCRNNCTGEAIELFKKLCATNVKINVITFNTMISAMFKTRRIGEAKDLFATISAIGLVPSVVTYSVMTTNFIKEGLLAEADDMFLAMEKAGCAPDSRLLNHVVRALLENGAVVKAATYLAKLDAKQLSVEASTISLIVSLFSGEGKLREHVELLPVKYQPPEMLD; this is translated from the coding sequence ATGCCAACCGCCCGCCTGTCCTCCATCTTCACCTCCTCCTTCAAGGCTCCTTCACGAGAGCGCCGAGCTCCCCTCGCCGCCTTGGCTGCCGCCACGGAGCGCGTCCGCGCCGGAACGCTAAGTCGGCAGGATGCGCACCACCTGTTCGACGAATTGCTGAGCCAAGCCGCGACAGTCCCAGTACGCACGCTCAACAATTTTCTTGCCGCCCTCGCCCGTGCACCACCCTCAGCTGCCTGTGGCAATGGCCCGGCCCTTGCCGTCACCCTCTTCAACGGCATGTCCCGAGGCGCTGGTGCACGGGTGGTGTCGCCCACGTGCTGTACCTATTCCATCCTCATGGACTGCTGCTGCCGTGCAGGCCGCCCGGACCTGGTGGTTGCCTTCTTCGGCCGCCTCCTTAGGTTGGGGCTGCGCTTGAATGTCATCTCCTTGAACAATCTCCTCAAGGGGCTCTGCCAGGCCAAGCGTACAAATGAGGCGGTGGACTTGCTGCTCCACCGGACACCTGAACTGGACTGTGTGCCTGATGTCTTCTCGTACAGCATAGTAATCAACGGCTGTTTAAAAGAAGGTGAAGTAGACAAAGCGTGCAATCTCTTCCATGAGATGCCCCAACTGGGAGTTCAACCTGATGTGGTGACCTACACCTCAATTATCGACGCACTAAGCAAATCCGGAGCCATGGTAAAGGCAGAAGTGGTCCTTCGGCGAATGGTTGGCCAAGGCATTGGACCAAACGTCATGACATATACTAGCCTGATCCATGGATATTCCGCTTCGGGTCAGTGGAAGGCGGCAGTTAGAGTATTCAAGGAAATGGTAAGTGTTGGTGTTCTACCAAATGCTGTCACTTTGAACTCATTTATGGATTCACTTTGCAAGCATAGAAGGACAAAGGAAGCTAGAGTTATTTTTGACTCCATGGCTGCAAAGGGCCAGAAACCTGATATTGTCTCCTACTCTATTATGCTTAACGGGTATGTGAAAGAAGGATGCTTTGATGATATGACCGGTCTCTTCAATTCGATGCTACAGAACGGTGTTGTACCTAACCACCATATTTTCAACATACTGATCAATGCATATGCTAAACGTGGACTGATGGATGAGGCTATGCACATGTTCGAAGTAATGAGGCAACAAGGAGTAGACCCGGATGTATTTGGCTATCAAATCATAATGGATTCATTTTGTAAAATGGGTAGGATGGATGCTGCTCTGGACAAATTTAATCAGATGGTCAATCAAGGAGTTTCACCTAACAAAGCTGTTTACCAATGCCTGGTTCTGGGTTCTTGCTCTCATGGTGATTTTGTGAAAGCCAAGGAATTGATTTGTGAAGCAATTAATAGAGGTCTCTGTTCTAACAGTGTGTTCTTCTATCCTGTAATAAACGACCTGtgcaaagaaggaaaggtgaagGAGGCACAGGATATGTTTGACTTCATTCTAGGTATTGGTCAGCGGCCTGATGTGATTATGTACAATTCACTGATGGATGGGTATTGCCTTGTTGGCAAGGTGGAGGAAGCACTGAGAGTACTTGATGCTATGAAGTCTGCTGGCCTCCAACCTGATGCTATTACGTATGCTATACTTCTTAATGGCTACTGTAAAATTGGCAGGATCGCCGATGGATTGAGTCTTTTCAGGGAAATGTCACTCAGCGGGGTTAAGCCCACGACTATTATGTACAGCATTATACTTGATGGGCTGTTTCGCTCCGGGAGAACAGTTTCTGCAAAGGAAAAATTCAATACGATGGTTGAAAGTGGCTTACCAGTGGACGTTCGCACATACAACATAGTTCTTCATGGACTTTGTAGAAACAATTGCACTGGTGAAGCAATAGAGTTGTTCAAAAAATTATGTGCAACGAACGTGAAGATTAATGTCATAACATTCAATACCATGATTTCTGCAATGTTTAAAACTAGGAGAATTGGAGAAGCCAAGGATTTGTTTGCTACTATATCAGCCATCGGGTTGGTGCCTTCTGTTGTGACTTACAGTGTAATGACGACGAATTTCATAAAAGAAGGGTTGCTGGCGGAGGCTGATGATATGTTTTTAGCAATGGAGAAGGCTGGCTGTGCTCCTGACTCCAGACTGCTAAATCACGTGGTCAGAGCGTTGCTGGAGAATGGTGCAGTTGTAAAGGCTGCAACTTATCTCGCTAAACTTGATGCTAAACAGCTGTCAGTTGAAGCTTCAACAATTTCGTTAATAGTATCTCTCTTCTCAGGGGAAGGGAAACTAAGGGAGCACGTAGAGTTGCTTCCGGTAAAGTACCAGCCTCCTGAGATGTTGGACTGA
- the LOC109748119 gene encoding uncharacterized protein, producing MPTARLSSLSTSSFKAPSRERRAPLAALAAATERVREGTLSRQDAHHLFDELLGQAAAVPERGLNNFLAALARAPPSSACSDGPGLAIALFNRMSQGAGARVVSPTLCTYSILMDCCCRAGRPDLVVAFFGRLIRLGLRLEVISFSNLLKGLCKAKRSNEALDLLLHRMPELDCAPDVFSYSIVINGCFKEGEVDKACNLFHEMIQLGVQPNVAIYTSIIDALSKCGAMDKAEVVLRQMVDQGIGPNIRTYTSLIHGYSASGQWKEAVRLFKKMIRLGALPDTVMWNSFMDSLCKHRRTKDARDIFDSMAAKGQKPDIFSYSTMLNGYAKEGCFDDMTCLFNSMLQNGILPDHRVFNID from the coding sequence ATGCCAACCGCCCGCCTGTCCTccctctccacctcctccttcaagGCTCCTTCACGAGAGCGCCGAGCCCCCCTCGCCGCCTTGGCTGCCGCCACGGAGCGCGTCCGCGAGGGAACGCTAAGTCGGCAGGACGCGCACCACCTGTTCGACGAATTGCTAGGCCAAGCCGCCGCCGTCCCGGAACGCGGGCTGAACAACTTTCTTGCCGCACTAGCCCGTGCTCCGCCCTCATCTGCCTGCAGCGATGGCCCCGGCCTTGCCATTGCCCTCTTCAACCGCATGTCCCAAGGCGCTGGTGCACGGGTGGTGTCGCCCACGCTCTGTACCTATTCCATCCTCATGGACtgctgctgccgcgcaggccgcCCGGACTTGGTGGTTGCCTTCTTCGGTCGCCTCATCAGGTTGGGGTTGCGCTTGGAGGTCATCTCCTTCAGCAATCTCCTCAAGGGGCTTTGCAAGGCCAAGCGCTCAAATGAGGCATTGGATCTGCTGCTCCACCGGATGCCTGAACTGGACTGTGCGCCTGATGTCTTCTCCTACAGCATTGTAATCAACGGCTGCTTTAAAGAAGGTGAAGTAGACAAAGCGTGCAATCTCTTCCATGAGATGATCCAACTGGGAGTTCAACCTAATGTGGCCATCTACACCTCAATTATCGATGCACTAAGCAAGTGCGGAGCCATGGACAAGGCAGAAGTGGTCCTTCGGCAAATGGTTGATCAAGGCATTGGACCCAACATCAGGACATATACTAGCCTGATACATGGATATTCCGCTTCGGGTCAGTGGAAGGAGGCAGTTAGGTTATTCAAGAAAATGATAAGGCTTGGTGCTCTACCAGATACCGTCATGTGGAACTCATTTATGGATTCACTTTGCAAGCATAGAAGGACAAAGGATGCTAGAGATATTTTTGACTCCATGGCTGCAAAGGGCCAAAAACCTGATATTTTCTCCTATTCTACTATGCTTAACGGGTATGCGAAAGAAGGATGCTTCGATGATATGACTTGTCTCTTCAATTCGATGCTACAGAATGGTATTCTACCTGATCACCGTGTTTTCAACATTGATTAA